One genomic segment of Streptomyces sp. RKND-216 includes these proteins:
- a CDS encoding amino acid adenylation domain-containing protein: MTAASTIASTTAPRTLYEVFSRAAAAHPDAIALEIGDDRLTYAELRHLADRAAARLTAAAGAPPRRVGLLAGRTVAAYVGYLAILRTGATVVPLNPGFPPGRNAAVAGAAGLDLTVAEDAEAGKETGVPLLVLDRDDVTPGADHVATVAAEPGPAGPDDVAYVIFTSGSTGTPKGVPVLHRNICTHLAHVAQRYAIGPGSRLSQSFELTFDGSVHDLFVAWASGGTLVVPTQAQLMAPVKFVNSRRLTHWFSVPAIASFASRLGTLRPDSMPDLRWSIFGGEALPAPLARAWQAAAPGSTLEVLYGPTETTISCTQYRPGPSVEDWPQTPNGTMPIGEPYPTTEVVVLDEEGRPGDVGELLVRGPQRFPGYLDAADDAGRFLAIDDDGTVHPYDGSGPLTEAHWYRTGDRVAREDFGLVHLGRTDHQVKVRGYRIELGEVEGPLRTRPGVTEAAVVAVPGPDGQQELVAAVTGTGLDADTLFAGLRGRLPEYMLPRRIEVLAEMPHNTNGKIDRHAVLARVGQSVPTAR; encoded by the coding sequence ATGACCGCCGCGAGCACCATCGCGAGCACCACCGCACCGAGAACGCTCTACGAGGTCTTCTCCCGTGCGGCGGCCGCCCACCCCGACGCCATCGCCCTGGAGATCGGCGACGACCGCCTGACGTACGCCGAGCTGCGGCATCTCGCCGACCGTGCCGCCGCCCGTCTCACCGCCGCCGCCGGAGCGCCGCCCCGCCGGGTGGGCCTGCTGGCCGGCCGCACGGTCGCCGCATACGTCGGCTACCTCGCGATTCTGCGCACGGGCGCCACCGTGGTGCCGCTCAACCCGGGTTTCCCGCCCGGCCGCAACGCGGCCGTCGCGGGGGCGGCCGGCCTCGACCTGACGGTCGCCGAGGACGCCGAGGCCGGGAAGGAGACCGGCGTACCGCTGCTGGTCCTGGACCGGGACGACGTCACTCCCGGCGCCGACCACGTCGCCACCGTCGCCGCCGAGCCAGGACCGGCGGGACCGGACGACGTGGCGTACGTGATCTTCACCTCCGGCTCCACCGGCACTCCGAAGGGCGTGCCGGTCCTGCACCGCAACATCTGCACCCACCTGGCGCACGTCGCGCAGCGGTACGCCATCGGGCCGGGCTCCCGGCTCTCCCAGTCCTTCGAGCTCACCTTCGACGGCTCGGTACACGACCTGTTCGTCGCCTGGGCCTCCGGCGGCACCCTGGTGGTCCCCACCCAGGCGCAGCTCATGGCGCCGGTGAAGTTCGTCAACTCCCGCCGCCTCACGCACTGGTTCTCGGTGCCCGCGATCGCGTCGTTCGCCTCAAGGCTGGGCACCCTGCGCCCGGACAGCATGCCTGACCTGCGCTGGAGCATCTTCGGCGGCGAGGCGCTGCCCGCGCCGCTGGCCCGCGCCTGGCAGGCCGCCGCGCCCGGCTCCACCCTCGAAGTGCTGTACGGGCCGACGGAGACCACCATCTCCTGCACCCAGTACCGCCCCGGCCCGAGTGTCGAGGACTGGCCCCAGACGCCGAACGGCACCATGCCGATCGGCGAGCCGTACCCCACCACCGAGGTCGTGGTGCTCGACGAGGAGGGCCGGCCGGGCGACGTCGGGGAGCTGTTGGTACGCGGTCCGCAGCGTTTCCCCGGCTACCTGGACGCCGCCGACGACGCCGGACGCTTCCTCGCCATCGACGACGACGGCACCGTCCACCCGTACGACGGCAGCGGGCCGCTCACCGAGGCGCACTGGTACCGCACCGGCGACCGGGTGGCCCGGGAGGACTTCGGGCTGGTGCACCTCGGCCGCACCGACCACCAGGTCAAGGTCCGCGGCTACCGCATCGAACTCGGCGAGGTCGAGGGCCCGTTGCGCACCCGGCCCGGTGTGACCGAGGCCGCCGTCGTCGCCGTCCCCGGACCGGACGGCCAGCAGGAACTGGTCGCCGCCGTCACCGGCACCGGTCTCGACGCGGACACCCTGTTCGCCGGACTGCGCGGCCGGCTGCCGGAGTACATGCTGCCCCGGCGTATCGAGGTGCTGGCCGAGATGCCGCACAACACCAACGGCAAGATCGACCGCCACGCGGTGCTCGCCCGGGTCGGGCAGTCCGTGCCGACGGCCCGGTGA
- a CDS encoding type I polyketide synthase: MAVIGLACRFPGAADADRLWELLEAGIDATSETPAERYDVEALYSAGSEPGTLAARRAGYVEGAGDFDAEFFGMSPTEAAELDPQARLLLMTSWEALEDAGQCAGDLAGSRTGVYVGNTRADYLEIQFRQGLEAVAPSYFHNFRPLLPGRVSRALDLRGPSILVDTACSSSLSAVHSAVQAMRAGEIPLALAAGVNIPLRPDEGVMMTQAGTLARDGRSKFGDAGADGYSPSDGVGVVVLKPLAAALADGDRIRAVIRGSAVGNDGGTGDSLLLPSLEGQLDVLRWAYEDAGVNPADIDFVEAHGTGSPSLDPLELGALGRVLGEGRPAERPCLVGSVKTNIGHAEAAGSIAGLIKTVLCLEHEQVPGNLHFDTPNPLVPWDELPLELPAKAQDLSGRERPLLAGVSGQGASCLNAHLVLSQGQTRAIDPALAPAPEQGAEPQLLVVSARSPQALADLGEAYVRYLSPGGRGSVLPLADVCFSAATRREHHQHRIAVIGATHEELAEALQVAAVPDAVPPAEPPAGQERRKGALASMAERYLGLRSADVKRRELLEAAAEQYRAGVLPPWAEVFPQTGRFVPLPHYAWQTRRYWAGETPDLDVDGETPDLAGRVLREHARTAYSDDSQLAEIGIDSLARLGIVLQLAEQHGLEVDIEDLAELRTVRAFRAWISGLEAKAA; encoded by the coding sequence GTGGCTGTCATCGGCCTGGCCTGCCGGTTCCCCGGTGCGGCGGACGCCGATCGGTTGTGGGAACTACTCGAGGCCGGTATCGACGCGACGAGCGAGACCCCGGCGGAACGCTACGACGTCGAAGCCCTCTACTCCGCCGGGTCCGAGCCCGGTACCCTCGCCGCCCGCCGGGCGGGCTACGTCGAAGGGGCCGGCGACTTCGACGCCGAGTTCTTCGGCATGTCCCCCACCGAGGCCGCCGAACTCGACCCGCAGGCACGCCTGTTGCTCATGACGTCCTGGGAGGCGCTGGAGGACGCAGGCCAGTGCGCCGGCGATCTCGCGGGGAGCCGCACCGGCGTCTACGTCGGCAACACCCGGGCCGACTACCTGGAGATCCAGTTCCGTCAGGGCCTCGAGGCCGTCGCGCCCTCGTACTTCCACAACTTCCGCCCCCTGCTGCCCGGACGCGTCTCCCGCGCCCTCGACCTGCGCGGCCCCAGCATCCTGGTCGACACCGCCTGCTCCTCGTCGCTCTCCGCCGTGCACTCCGCCGTGCAGGCGATGCGCGCCGGGGAAATACCCCTCGCCCTTGCCGCAGGCGTCAACATCCCGCTGCGTCCCGACGAGGGCGTGATGATGACCCAGGCCGGCACTCTCGCCCGCGACGGACGCAGCAAGTTCGGTGACGCGGGCGCAGACGGCTACTCGCCGAGCGACGGGGTCGGCGTGGTCGTCCTCAAGCCGCTGGCCGCCGCGCTCGCCGACGGCGACCGGATCCGCGCCGTCATCCGCGGCAGCGCCGTCGGCAACGACGGCGGCACCGGCGACTCGCTTCTGCTGCCTTCCCTCGAGGGGCAACTGGACGTACTGCGGTGGGCGTACGAGGATGCCGGGGTGAATCCGGCGGACATCGACTTCGTGGAGGCGCACGGCACCGGCTCGCCCTCACTCGACCCCCTCGAACTCGGTGCGCTCGGCCGCGTCCTGGGCGAGGGCAGGCCCGCGGAGCGGCCCTGCCTGGTCGGATCGGTCAAGACCAATATCGGGCACGCCGAAGCGGCCGGAAGCATCGCCGGCCTCATCAAGACCGTGCTGTGTCTGGAGCACGAGCAGGTCCCCGGAAACCTGCACTTCGACACCCCCAACCCGCTGGTCCCCTGGGACGAACTCCCGTTGGAGCTGCCCGCCAAAGCGCAGGACCTCTCCGGCCGCGAACGGCCGCTGCTGGCCGGTGTCTCCGGTCAGGGCGCGTCCTGCCTCAACGCCCACCTGGTGCTCAGCCAGGGCCAGACCCGTGCGATCGATCCGGCGCTGGCGCCCGCTCCGGAACAAGGCGCCGAGCCACAGCTGCTCGTCGTGTCCGCGCGCTCGCCGCAGGCGCTCGCCGACCTCGGCGAGGCGTACGTCCGCTACCTGTCCCCCGGCGGGCGCGGCTCGGTCCTTCCCCTGGCTGACGTCTGCTTCAGCGCCGCCACCCGCAGAGAACACCACCAGCACCGGATCGCCGTGATCGGCGCCACCCACGAGGAACTGGCGGAAGCACTCCAGGTCGCCGCCGTGCCGGACGCCGTCCCGCCGGCCGAACCGCCGGCCGGCCAGGAGCGGCGCAAGGGCGCACTGGCCAGCATGGCGGAGCGCTACTTGGGCCTGCGGTCCGCCGACGTCAAGCGCCGGGAGCTGCTGGAGGCCGCCGCCGAGCAGTACCGGGCCGGCGTACTCCCGCCCTGGGCCGAGGTGTTCCCGCAGACCGGACGCTTCGTGCCGCTGCCGCACTACGCTTGGCAGACACGCCGCTACTGGGCGGGCGAGACCCCCGACCTGGACGTGGACGGCGAGACGCCGGACCTCGCCGGCCGGGTGCTGCGCGAACACGCCCGTACCGCCTACTCGGACGACTCGCAGCTCGCGGAGATCGGCATCGACTCCCTCGCCCGCCTCGGCATCGTGCTCCAGCTGGCCGAACAGCACGGGCTGGAGGTCGACATCGAAGACCTGGCGGAGCTGCGCACCGTGCGCGCCTTCCGCGCGTGGATCTCCGGCCTGGAGGCGAAGGCCGCATGA
- a CDS encoding GAF domain-containing protein yields MDPLTPDQPDDAERRRRRLQRLGLNAPDPEAEFDRTARIAASLTQAPLAMVNFINDKQQMFRGMYAPRSGDDDGQERRAVSFDLSDIPDIPRSAPTDYGFCPHVVAQGAQLALDDVFDYPRFKGNPLVNEMGVRAYLGTPLRDHTGVILGTVCVADMRPREWDRGVKESMQQLAETLLSEFRLRDSLLTQQEEMFAVFDGAPWPIMLTEGPKHVLRYANGRQGDAFGRVQRLSEGRTVLPGLDTVGVFKAMDDAYRTGQTTTLAEARLITRDADTPQTYSFTCTPVRLSPNAPVSGILTVAMNVTSRPATEDPQQVAAEFTQQLAQFGTGDGWTQQHGGPSGMYLR; encoded by the coding sequence ATGGACCCCCTGACGCCCGATCAGCCTGATGACGCCGAGCGGCGTCGGCGACGCCTGCAGCGCCTCGGCCTCAACGCACCGGACCCCGAAGCCGAATTCGACCGCACGGCGCGGATCGCCGCAAGCCTGACCCAGGCTCCGCTCGCCATGGTCAACTTCATCAACGACAAGCAGCAGATGTTCCGCGGCATGTACGCCCCGCGGTCCGGAGACGACGACGGCCAGGAGCGTCGCGCCGTCTCCTTCGACCTCAGCGACATCCCGGACATCCCCCGCTCCGCCCCCACCGACTACGGCTTCTGCCCGCACGTCGTCGCACAGGGCGCGCAGCTCGCCCTCGACGACGTCTTCGACTACCCCCGCTTCAAGGGCAACCCGCTGGTCAACGAGATGGGCGTGCGGGCCTACCTCGGTACGCCGCTGCGCGACCACACCGGCGTCATCCTGGGCACGGTGTGCGTCGCCGACATGCGGCCCCGCGAGTGGGACCGCGGCGTGAAGGAGAGCATGCAGCAGCTCGCCGAGACGCTGCTGTCGGAGTTCCGCCTGCGCGACAGCCTGCTCACCCAGCAGGAGGAGATGTTCGCCGTCTTCGACGGCGCCCCCTGGCCCATCATGCTCACCGAGGGCCCCAAGCACGTGCTGCGCTACGCCAACGGCCGCCAGGGCGACGCGTTCGGCCGCGTCCAGCGCCTCAGCGAGGGCCGTACGGTGCTGCCCGGCCTGGACACGGTCGGCGTCTTCAAGGCGATGGACGACGCGTACCGCACCGGCCAGACGACCACCCTGGCGGAGGCGCGCCTCATCACGCGGGACGCCGACACCCCACAGACATACTCCTTCACCTGCACTCCGGTGCGCCTCTCCCCGAACGCCCCGGTCAGCGGCATCCTCACGGTCGCGATGAACGTCACCTCGCGCCCGGCGACGGAGGACCCGCAGCAGGTGGCCGCCGAGTTCACGCAGCAGCTCGCGCAGTTCGGAACCGGCGACGGGTGGACGCAGCAGCACGGCGGCCCCAGCGGCATGTACCTCCGGTAA
- the cobN gene encoding cobaltochelatase subunit CobN, whose protein sequence is MPLSPAERDPQPADSPGSAPESADSSDPSGSPAVLLLSTSDTDLLSARAAGGPVRYRFANPSRLDLDDLPGLLDGTGLVVVRLLGGLRAWEDGLDALLAGDRPVAVLTGEQAPDAQLMAASTVPVGIAAEAHRYLAHGGPGNLEQLARFLSDTVLLTGHGFEPPAAAPTWGPLDRSAPAPADGAPTVAVLYYRAHHMSGNTAFVEALCAALEEAGARALPLYVASLRAPEPELIDALRAADAIVTTVLAAGGTRPAEASAGGDDESWDAGALTSLDVPILQALCLTGSRAAWEENDEGVSPLDAAGQIAVPEFDGRLITVPFSFKEIDPDGLPAYVPDRERAARVAGIALRHARLRHVPPADKRIALVLSAYPTKHSRIGNAVGLDTPASAVALLRRMRAEGYDFGDAEVPGLASGDGDELIRALIDAGGHDQDWLTEEQLARSPVRIPAADYRRWFAELDPALREAVEEHWGPPPGEMFVDRSRNDEGDIVLAALRFGNLLVLIQPPRGFGENPVAIYHDPDLPPSHHYLAAYRWIAAPDGEGGFGADAMIHLGKHGNLEWLPGKNAGLSAGCAPDAALGDLPLVYPFLVNDPGEGTQAKRRVHATLIDHLVPPMARADSYGDIARLEQLLDEYAQISAMDPAKLPAIRAQIWTLIQAAKLDHDLGMADRPDDDGFDDFLLHVDGWLCEVKDAQIRDGLHVLGGAPTGPERVNLVLAVLRARQIWGGTSALPGLREALGLDEAAATRTAADAAEERARALVQAMEDAGWEPSAVSGAAAGETDQVARILEFAAREVVPRLAATTDEIDHAVHALAGGFVPAGPSGSPLRGLVNVLPTGRNFYSVDPKAVPSRLAWETGQALADSLLERYRTDNGAWPASVGLSLWGTSAMRTAGDDVAEALALLGVRPVWDDASRRVTGLEPVPLEELGRPRIDVTLRISGFFRDAFPHTVGLLDDAVRLAASLDEPDQDNHVRAHTRAETAEHGDERRATTRIFGSRPGTYGAGLLQLIDSRDWRTDADLAEVYTVWGGYAYGRGLDGAPAREAMESAYRRIAVAAKNTDTREHDIADSDDYFQYHGGMVATVRALRGSAPEAYIGDSTRPETVRTRTLVEETSRVFRARVVNPRWIAAMRRHGYKGAFELAATVDYLFGYDATTGVVADWMYDKLAETYVLDPENREFLQHANPWALHGIAERLLEAESRGMWEKPDPAAVAALREVLLEAEGDLEGDAD, encoded by the coding sequence ATGCCGCTTTCGCCCGCGGAACGAGACCCGCAGCCCGCAGACTCCCCCGGATCCGCACCCGAATCCGCCGACTCCTCCGACCCGTCCGGCTCCCCCGCCGTCCTGCTGCTGTCGACGTCCGACACCGACCTGCTCAGCGCCCGCGCGGCCGGCGGTCCCGTGCGCTACCGCTTCGCCAACCCCTCCCGCCTCGACCTGGACGACCTGCCAGGGCTCCTGGACGGCACCGGCCTGGTCGTCGTGCGACTGCTGGGTGGGCTGCGAGCCTGGGAGGACGGGCTGGACGCACTGCTCGCCGGGGACCGGCCGGTGGCGGTGCTGACCGGTGAACAAGCCCCGGACGCCCAGCTGATGGCGGCGTCGACGGTGCCCGTCGGGATCGCCGCCGAGGCGCACCGCTACCTCGCGCACGGCGGCCCCGGCAACCTCGAGCAGCTCGCGCGGTTCCTGTCCGACACGGTGCTGCTCACCGGACACGGCTTCGAGCCGCCCGCCGCCGCGCCGACCTGGGGCCCGCTGGACCGCTCGGCCCCCGCACCCGCCGACGGCGCCCCCACGGTCGCCGTCCTCTACTACCGGGCGCACCACATGAGCGGCAACACCGCCTTCGTGGAGGCGCTGTGCGCTGCGCTGGAGGAGGCGGGCGCCCGCGCGCTGCCCCTGTACGTGGCGTCCCTGCGCGCTCCCGAGCCGGAGCTGATCGACGCACTGCGCGCGGCCGACGCGATCGTCACCACCGTGCTGGCAGCGGGCGGCACCCGCCCCGCCGAGGCGTCGGCGGGCGGCGACGACGAGTCCTGGGACGCGGGCGCGCTCACCTCGCTGGACGTGCCGATCCTCCAGGCGCTGTGCCTGACGGGTTCGCGTGCCGCGTGGGAGGAGAACGACGAGGGCGTGTCCCCGCTCGACGCGGCCGGCCAGATCGCCGTCCCGGAGTTCGACGGGCGGCTGATCACCGTGCCGTTCTCCTTCAAGGAGATCGACCCGGACGGCCTGCCCGCCTACGTGCCCGACCGTGAACGGGCCGCCCGCGTCGCGGGGATCGCCCTCCGGCACGCCCGCCTGCGCCACGTGCCGCCCGCGGACAAGCGGATCGCCCTGGTGCTGTCCGCGTACCCGACGAAGCACTCCCGGATCGGCAACGCGGTCGGCCTGGACACGCCCGCCAGCGCCGTGGCGCTGCTGCGCCGGATGCGCGCCGAGGGCTACGACTTCGGTGACGCCGAGGTCCCGGGCCTGGCATCCGGAGACGGCGACGAGCTGATCCGCGCCCTGATCGACGCGGGCGGCCACGATCAGGACTGGCTGACCGAGGAGCAGTTGGCCCGCAGCCCGGTGCGCATTCCGGCGGCCGACTACCGGCGCTGGTTCGCCGAGCTGGATCCGGCGCTGCGGGAGGCCGTGGAGGAGCACTGGGGGCCGCCGCCGGGGGAGATGTTCGTCGATCGCAGCCGCAACGACGAGGGCGACATCGTGCTGGCCGCGCTGCGGTTCGGGAACCTGCTGGTGCTGATCCAGCCGCCGCGCGGCTTCGGGGAGAACCCGGTCGCGATCTACCACGACCCCGACCTGCCCCCGTCGCACCACTACCTGGCCGCGTACCGCTGGATCGCCGCCCCGGACGGGGAGGGGGGTTTCGGTGCGGACGCGATGATCCACCTCGGCAAGCACGGCAACCTGGAATGGCTGCCCGGCAAGAATGCCGGCCTGTCTGCGGGCTGCGCGCCCGACGCGGCGCTGGGCGACCTGCCGCTGGTGTACCCGTTCCTGGTCAACGACCCGGGCGAGGGCACGCAGGCCAAACGCCGGGTGCACGCCACGTTGATCGACCACCTGGTGCCGCCGATGGCCCGTGCCGACTCCTACGGCGACATCGCGCGCCTGGAGCAGCTCCTCGACGAGTACGCGCAGATCTCCGCGATGGATCCGGCCAAACTGCCCGCCATCCGCGCCCAGATCTGGACGCTGATCCAGGCCGCGAAGCTCGACCACGACCTCGGGATGGCGGACCGTCCGGACGACGACGGCTTCGACGACTTCCTGCTGCACGTGGACGGCTGGCTGTGCGAGGTGAAGGACGCGCAGATCCGCGACGGCCTGCACGTCCTGGGCGGCGCCCCGACCGGCCCGGAGCGCGTCAACCTGGTGCTGGCGGTGCTGCGGGCCCGTCAGATCTGGGGCGGCACCTCCGCTCTCCCCGGCCTGCGCGAAGCACTCGGACTGGACGAGGCCGCGGCGACCCGTACGGCCGCCGACGCGGCGGAGGAGCGGGCGCGGGCGCTGGTGCAGGCCATGGAGGACGCAGGCTGGGAGCCGTCCGCGGTCTCCGGGGCGGCCGCGGGGGAGACCGATCAGGTGGCCCGCATCCTGGAGTTCGCCGCCCGCGAGGTGGTGCCCAGGCTGGCCGCCACGACGGACGAGATCGATCACGCGGTGCACGCGCTGGCCGGCGGGTTCGTGCCGGCCGGGCCGTCCGGCTCACCGCTGCGCGGGCTGGTCAACGTGCTGCCCACCGGCCGCAACTTCTACTCCGTGGACCCCAAGGCCGTGCCCTCGCGCCTCGCGTGGGAGACGGGGCAGGCGCTCGCGGACTCGCTGCTGGAGCGCTACCGCACCGACAACGGCGCGTGGCCGGCCTCGGTCGGCCTGTCGCTGTGGGGCACCAGCGCGATGCGCACTGCTGGGGACGACGTGGCCGAGGCGCTCGCGCTGCTGGGTGTACGGCCCGTGTGGGACGACGCGTCCCGCCGCGTCACCGGCCTGGAACCGGTGCCCCTGGAGGAGCTGGGGCGCCCGCGCATCGACGTGACGCTGCGCATCTCGGGCTTCTTCCGGGACGCGTTCCCGCACACCGTCGGCCTGCTGGACGATGCCGTCCGGCTCGCCGCTTCCCTCGACGAGCCGGACCAGGACAACCACGTCCGCGCGCACACCCGTGCCGAGACCGCCGAGCACGGCGACGAACGCCGAGCCACCACGCGCATCTTCGGCTCACGACCGGGTACGTACGGCGCCGGCCTGCTCCAGCTGATCGACTCCCGCGACTGGCGCACCGATGCCGATCTGGCCGAGGTCTACACGGTGTGGGGCGGATACGCCTACGGCCGCGGGCTGGACGGAGCGCCGGCCCGGGAGGCGATGGAGAGCGCCTACCGGCGCATCGCGGTGGCGGCGAAGAACACCGACACCCGCGAGCACGACATCGCCGACTCGGACGACTACTTCCAATACCACGGCGGCATGGTGGCCACCGTGCGCGCGCTGCGCGGCAGCGCGCCGGAGGCGTACATCGGGGACTCCACGCGTCCCGAGACCGTACGCACCCGCACCCTGGTGGAGGAGACCTCACGGGTCTTCCGCGCCCGCGTGGTCAACCCCCGCTGGATCGCGGCCATGCGCCGCCACGGGTACAAGGGGGCCTTCGAACTGGCCGCCACGGTCGACTACCTCTTCGGCTACGACGCCACCACGGGCGTGGTCGCCGACTGGATGTACGACAAGCTGGCCGAAACCTACGTACTGGACCCGGAGAACCGGGAGTTCCTCCAGCATGCCAACCCGTGGGCGCTGCACGGCATCGCCGAGCGCCTGCTGGAGGCCGAGTCGCGCGGCATGTGGGAGAAGCCGGACCCCGCCGCGGTCGCGGCGCTCCGTGAGGTGCTGCTGGAGGCCGAGGGCGACCTCGAGGGCGATGCCGACTGA
- the cobG gene encoding precorrin-3B synthase, giving the protein MPTPRGRTSASPAPVTAPVRGRDDACPGALRLHAADDGALARVRVPGGALTAAQAHLLADTADRLGDGALHLTSRGNVQLRGLAADCGAELAARLREAGLLPSTTHERVRNVVATPLSGLDARGHADVQPWVRQLDRLLCADPGATGLSGRFLFAFDDGRGDVAALGADVTVTAATPAPGADGTADGPGTAVVRVGISGAEVTIPAADAPGVALHAAQTFLTLGTGAWRVADAPHTAAAVTEALRRTRVKRPSPEPSAGPATGEGYDTGAPRVRDAAGADRAAPGAHVEGAGPAPGVVVAPGGVHASLCVTAPLGTLTSAQARLLAGLALTRGTGALRVTPWRGVVVPGLASVAAPSALAETGAGGLVTSAASPWFGLGACAGRPGCAASLSDVRADALAAAAAHDSRPPLPVYLSGCTRRCGRPKGLHVDAVATGDGRYEVSVPGTDDAGEFAAALTTAAAARTTTAGG; this is encoded by the coding sequence ATGCCGACGCCCCGTGGCCGCACCTCAGCGAGCCCTGCCCCCGTGACGGCCCCCGTCCGGGGCCGCGACGACGCCTGCCCGGGCGCGCTGCGGCTGCACGCCGCGGACGACGGCGCCCTGGCACGAGTACGGGTGCCCGGCGGTGCGCTCACCGCCGCGCAGGCACACCTGCTCGCCGACACGGCGGACCGCCTCGGCGACGGCGCCCTCCACCTCACCTCGCGTGGCAACGTCCAACTCCGCGGACTCGCCGCCGACTGCGGCGCCGAACTCGCCGCCCGGCTGCGGGAGGCGGGGCTGCTGCCCTCCACCACGCACGAACGGGTGCGCAACGTGGTGGCCACCCCGCTGTCCGGCCTGGACGCCCGCGGGCACGCCGACGTCCAGCCGTGGGTCCGGCAGTTGGACCGCCTGCTGTGCGCCGACCCGGGGGCCACCGGTCTTTCCGGTCGCTTCCTCTTCGCCTTCGACGACGGCCGCGGCGACGTCGCGGCTCTGGGCGCCGACGTGACGGTGACGGCGGCGACGCCCGCGCCGGGTGCCGACGGCACGGCGGACGGGCCCGGCACGGCCGTGGTCCGGGTCGGCATCTCCGGCGCGGAGGTCACCATCCCGGCGGCGGACGCCCCCGGCGTCGCGCTGCACGCCGCACAGACCTTCCTCACCCTCGGCACCGGCGCGTGGCGCGTTGCCGACGCCCCGCACACGGCTGCCGCCGTCACCGAGGCGCTGCGGCGCACCCGCGTCAAACGGCCGTCCCCCGAACCGAGCGCGGGCCCCGCCACCGGTGAGGGGTACGACACCGGCGCCCCACGCGTACGCGACGCCGCCGGGGCAGACCGCGCAGCCCCGGGCGCGCACGTCGAAGGGGCGGGGCCCGCACCCGGAGTGGTCGTGGCGCCCGGCGGCGTGCACGCCTCCCTGTGCGTGACCGCGCCGCTGGGAACCCTCACGTCCGCGCAGGCGCGCCTGCTCGCCGGCCTGGCGCTCACCCGGGGCACCGGCGCACTCCGCGTCACCCCCTGGCGCGGCGTCGTCGTGCCGGGGCTCGCGTCGGTGGCGGCGCCCTCCGCGCTCGCGGAGACCGGGGCGGGCGGCCTGGTCACCTCGGCCGCCTCGCCGTGGTTCGGCCTCGGTGCCTGCGCGGGACGCCCGGGCTGCGCGGCGTCGCTGTCCGACGTCCGCGCGGACGCCCTCGCCGCGGCCGCCGCCCATGACTCCCGGCCGCCGCTGCCGGTGTACCTGTCGGGCTGCACCCGCCGGTGCGGACGTCCGAAGGGCTTGCACGTGGACGCCGTCGCCACCGGCGACGGCCGCTACGAGGTGTCCGTGCCCGGCACGGACGACGCCGGGGAGTTCGCCGCCGCGCTCACCACCGCCGCGGCGGCACGCACCACCACCGCCGGCGGGTGA
- a CDS encoding precorrin-8X methylmutase produces MHRTDDHRDAGHAGAYAYEKDGATIYRQSFATIRAEADLDGLPLDVAQVAVRMIHACGMVDLVRDLAFSPGAVARARTALRAGAPVLCDVQMVASGVTRKRLPAGNDVVCTLSDPSVPELAARLGTTRSAAAMELWGDRLDGGVVAVGNAPTALFRLLEMIDAGAPRPAAVIGVPVGFVGAVESKDALTAHPAGLEHLVVRGRRGGSALAAAALNAIASEEE; encoded by the coding sequence ATGCACCGGACCGACGACCACCGTGACGCGGGCCACGCAGGCGCCTACGCGTACGAGAAGGACGGCGCCACCATCTACCGGCAGTCCTTCGCCACCATCCGTGCGGAGGCGGACCTCGACGGGCTTCCCCTGGACGTGGCGCAGGTCGCGGTGCGCATGATCCACGCCTGCGGCATGGTCGACCTCGTCCGCGACCTCGCCTTCTCCCCCGGCGCCGTCGCGCGGGCCCGCACGGCTCTCCGTGCCGGTGCGCCCGTGCTCTGCGACGTGCAGATGGTGGCCAGCGGTGTGACCCGCAAGCGGCTGCCCGCCGGCAACGACGTGGTGTGCACGCTGTCCGACCCGTCCGTGCCGGAGCTGGCCGCGCGGCTGGGCACCACCCGCAGCGCCGCCGCGATGGAACTGTGGGGCGATCGGCTGGACGGCGGCGTCGTCGCCGTCGGCAACGCGCCGACGGCGCTGTTCCGGCTGCTGGAGATGATCGACGCGGGCGCTCCGCGCCCCGCCGCCGTCATCGGCGTGCCGGTCGGATTCGTCGGCGCCGTCGAGTCGAAGGACGCCCTCACCGCACACCCGGCCGGCCTGGAACACCTGGTGGTACGCGGCAGGCGCGGGGGCAGCGCGCTCGCCGCGGCCGCGCTCAACGCGATCGCCAGCGAGGAAGAGTGA